From one Haloferax marinisediminis genomic stretch:
- a CDS encoding rubrerythrin-like domain-containing protein, translated as MTDDIIKREPTDLVEAESRELVEPEPTELAERRPEELVKRPTAVLVTRSWYECTSCGYRSGLGIHEQLCPRCGGMLKNIGVAQE; from the coding sequence ATGACTGACGATATCATCAAACGTGAGCCGACAGACCTCGTCGAAGCGGAATCGAGAGAACTCGTCGAGCCGGAACCGACCGAACTGGCCGAGCGCCGACCAGAAGAACTCGTAAAGCGCCCCACAGCGGTACTCGTCACTCGCTCGTGGTACGAATGCACGTCGTGCGGCTATCGCTCTGGACTCGGCATTCACGAACAGCTCTGCCCACGCTGCGGTGGAATGCTAAAGAACATCGGCGTCGCACAAGAGTGA
- a CDS encoding 30S ribosomal protein S6e → MAEFMVVVADPDSGETYQFDVEGQDANRFLGRDLGDEVDGGAVGLDGFTLELTGGSDKAGRPMHPEVPGANLKEILTEGGIGYAPSREGERKRVTVRGRQVSEETVQINVKVVEGGSVADALSEDDDEEEADE, encoded by the coding sequence ATGGCAGAATTCATGGTCGTCGTCGCCGACCCCGACTCCGGCGAGACCTACCAGTTCGACGTCGAAGGACAGGATGCAAACCGATTCCTTGGCCGCGACCTCGGTGACGAGGTCGACGGCGGTGCTGTCGGCCTCGACGGCTTCACGCTCGAGCTGACGGGTGGCTCGGACAAGGCCGGTCGTCCGATGCACCCCGAAGTCCCCGGCGCAAACCTCAAAGAAATCCTCACCGAGGGTGGCATCGGCTACGCTCCCTCCCGTGAAGGCGAGCGCAAGCGCGTCACCGTCCGCGGTCGCCAGGTCTCCGAAGAGACCGTCCAGATCAACGTGAAGGTCGTCGAAGGCGGTTCCGTCGCTGACGCACTCAGCGAAGACGACGACGAAGAAGAAGCAGACGAATAA
- a CDS encoding DUF7112 family protein, with protein MPEQLPSDHPSVQTFRAKIARSGGTRRPCLRVPDDVPAAEGDFIRLHLDGTAYHARLAGDASGLVVRGAYDNKRLARTPGEGENRLVEWCREHDRGPDDAVELDELDGGYQFGLRVPGVRTVYRVTERPNDSLSSIAEKFGLSDE; from the coding sequence GTGCCAGAGCAACTGCCGTCCGACCATCCGTCGGTCCAGACGTTCCGCGCGAAAATCGCCCGCAGCGGTGGCACTCGTCGTCCCTGCCTGCGTGTCCCAGACGACGTCCCCGCCGCCGAAGGCGACTTCATTCGCCTCCACCTCGACGGGACGGCCTATCACGCTCGTCTCGCTGGCGACGCTTCGGGACTCGTGGTTCGTGGCGCGTACGACAACAAGCGCCTCGCGCGCACACCCGGAGAGGGTGAGAATCGACTCGTCGAGTGGTGCCGCGAACACGACCGCGGCCCGGACGACGCCGTCGAACTCGACGAACTCGACGGTGGCTACCAGTTCGGTCTCCGGGTCCCCGGTGTCCGAACCGTCTACCGCGTCACCGAGCGCCCGAACGACTCGCTTTCGAGTATCGCCGAGAAGTTCGGATTGTCCGACGAGTAG
- a CDS encoding DUF5807 family protein, producing the protein MSKVAEYLSGERLDDVALYLTHEYLDSQGKLPNMGEEVENGYILIVPGDDGRRAFAAGTGMDAMEFAQTAMGNDGDIDRDLSGGVCPDATSDENHEAKFIFSFAEAQNEEVGGIYEEGDVIHAYAKCTCGTTYSDRWVVDDE; encoded by the coding sequence ATGAGCAAGGTAGCGGAGTACCTCTCGGGCGAGCGTCTCGACGACGTGGCGCTCTATCTCACGCACGAGTATCTCGACAGCCAAGGCAAACTCCCCAACATGGGCGAAGAAGTCGAAAACGGCTACATCCTCATCGTACCCGGTGACGATGGCCGCCGTGCGTTCGCTGCCGGAACGGGAATGGACGCGATGGAGTTCGCCCAGACCGCGATGGGCAACGACGGCGACATCGACCGTGACCTGAGCGGCGGTGTCTGCCCCGACGCAACGTCCGACGAGAACCACGAAGCGAAGTTCATCTTCTCGTTCGCCGAAGCACAGAACGAGGAAGTCGGCGGCATCTACGAGGAGGGCGACGTCATCCACGCCTACGCGAAGTGTACCTGCGGAACGACGTACTCCGACCGCTGGGTCGTCGACGACGAGTAA
- a CDS encoding DHH family phosphoesterase produces MEDELIDSSRLSLPRKSVLPGAGFFYPDSLDESRAEERAKEKLEDASVAVVTDTDADGLGCVALIREMYDAALDVDDFEERIKERLSDDEDEEEDEAAVDADEEEERPKSSVALVGSSPYSLEDDLLRVAEYAPEGIDVYVCDLCPDKYEYVEEELEALTEVAGEIHWYDHHQWKPEVESKVREAGVDLVVGESDEECSTDVALRELDYDFDERFVELAAVTRDHDLWLNEDERSQDLADYAYWTSKEEYVAIVGAYGADLPPVVEEYIAHRRIEKENLIEAAVDRADMKTVGDWTVGITYGRCSQNEVADALREKGADAAVVVKPAGSASIRGSDDFERCHEVAGLVNGGGHPKAAGCKPDIYDDMLDYAHHWTTQGATTKRVILNAFERVAEMPEEDEDLETER; encoded by the coding sequence ATGGAAGACGAGCTCATCGACAGTTCTCGACTCTCGCTCCCCCGCAAGTCTGTCCTCCCGGGAGCAGGATTTTTCTATCCCGACTCGCTCGACGAATCTCGCGCCGAAGAACGCGCAAAAGAGAAACTCGAAGACGCCTCGGTGGCAGTCGTCACCGACACCGACGCCGACGGTCTCGGGTGTGTCGCGCTCATCCGCGAGATGTACGACGCCGCCCTCGACGTCGACGACTTCGAAGAGCGCATCAAAGAACGACTGAGTGACGACGAAGACGAGGAAGAAGACGAAGCGGCTGTGGACGCCGACGAAGAAGAAGAGCGACCCAAGTCGTCGGTCGCACTCGTCGGGTCGAGTCCGTACTCGCTGGAAGACGACCTCCTTCGCGTCGCTGAATATGCACCCGAAGGTATCGACGTGTACGTCTGTGACCTCTGTCCGGACAAGTACGAGTACGTCGAAGAAGAACTCGAAGCGCTCACCGAGGTCGCAGGCGAGATTCACTGGTACGACCACCACCAGTGGAAACCCGAGGTCGAATCGAAGGTCCGCGAGGCGGGCGTCGACCTCGTCGTCGGCGAATCCGACGAGGAGTGTTCGACCGACGTGGCGCTCCGCGAACTCGACTACGACTTCGACGAGCGGTTCGTCGAACTCGCCGCAGTCACCCGCGACCACGACCTCTGGCTGAACGAAGACGAGCGAAGTCAGGACCTCGCCGACTACGCCTACTGGACCTCGAAAGAGGAGTACGTGGCAATCGTCGGTGCCTACGGCGCAGACCTCCCACCGGTCGTCGAGGAGTACATCGCCCACCGCCGCATCGAGAAGGAGAACCTCATCGAGGCCGCCGTCGACCGCGCGGACATGAAGACAGTCGGCGACTGGACCGTCGGCATCACCTACGGTCGCTGCTCGCAGAACGAAGTTGCAGACGCGCTCCGTGAGAAGGGTGCCGACGCCGCAGTCGTCGTCAAGCCCGCTGGGAGCGCGAGCATCCGCGGGTCGGACGACTTCGAGCGCTGTCACGAGGTTGCAGGTCTCGTCAACGGCGGTGGCCACCCCAAAGCCGCAGGGTGTAAACCAGACATCTACGACGACATGCTCGACTACGCCCACCACTGGACGACGCAGGGGGCGACCACGAAGCGCGTCATCCTCAACGCGTTCGAGCGGGTGGCCGAGATGCCGGAAGAAGACGAAGACCTCGAGACCGAACGGTAA
- a CDS encoding universal stress protein, translating into MFDTIVIATDGSASVRRGIRVAVDLAERFDADVHALYVVDAGDVETAPERLREEMREALRERGEEALADVQAETERDVTFAVREGRPAAEISNYAREADADLVAMGTRGRHGENRFLIGSVAERVVRTCPVPVLTVRQLEEGSVDTLLGEEAA; encoded by the coding sequence ATGTTCGACACCATCGTCATCGCCACCGACGGGTCGGCGAGCGTAAGACGCGGGATCCGTGTCGCCGTCGACCTCGCTGAGCGCTTCGATGCCGACGTTCACGCGCTGTACGTCGTCGACGCCGGCGACGTGGAGACGGCGCCAGAGCGACTCCGTGAAGAGATGCGCGAGGCGCTCCGCGAGCGCGGCGAGGAAGCGTTGGCCGACGTGCAGGCGGAGACGGAGCGAGACGTGACGTTCGCGGTCCGTGAGGGGCGGCCGGCAGCCGAAATTTCGAACTACGCCCGCGAAGCGGACGCAGACTTGGTCGCGATGGGAACTCGCGGCCGCCACGGTGAGAACCGCTTCCTCATCGGGAGCGTCGCCGAACGCGTCGTCCGAACCTGTCCGGTGCCGGTGTTGACGGTTCGGCAACTCGAAGAGGGGTCAGTCGACACACTCCTCGGCGAAGAAGCGGCCTGA
- a CDS encoding universal stress protein, with amino-acid sequence MSSRPLSIDLVLVPVDQSEEATRAARYAVEIAAKYDAAVHAVHVLGEDVVRAIEQGVVDQDAVAEDSKAVTDTVSKIAHDAGVPITTSVAYGFSPTSKLRHPGSVVLDTAEELEVDFVVVPREPVSGDPGEVLAKAAEYVLLYASQPVLSA; translated from the coding sequence ATGTCATCGCGCCCGCTCTCTATCGACCTCGTCCTCGTGCCGGTCGACCAAAGCGAGGAGGCGACGCGTGCGGCCCGCTACGCCGTCGAAATCGCGGCCAAGTACGACGCCGCGGTCCACGCTGTCCACGTCCTCGGCGAGGACGTCGTCCGTGCAATCGAGCAGGGCGTCGTCGACCAGGACGCCGTTGCCGAAGACAGTAAGGCAGTGACGGATACGGTCTCCAAGATTGCTCACGACGCAGGTGTCCCAATCACCACGTCTGTCGCGTACGGGTTCTCACCGACGAGCAAACTCCGTCACCCCGGTAGTGTCGTCCTCGACACCGCAGAAGAACTGGAGGTTGATTTCGTCGTCGTCCCGCGCGAACCCGTCTCGGGCGACCCGGGCGAGGTGCTCGCGAAGGCCGCCGAGTACGTCCTGTTGTACGCCAGCCAACCCGTTCTCTCGGCGTGA
- a CDS encoding GNAT family N-acetyltransferase, producing MSTRTYSDVVADPYDPPPLSFSDKDDRTIEVRTYDGTDEELEALVEMYDSFDPSDRAQGIPPGREDRIRDWLDNILDGDCLNVIAWDGDEVAGHATLVPDGDAYELAIFVHQTYQRAGIGTRLIKALLGHGRVSGVEKVWLTVERWNRAAVGLYQNVGFETSDAESFELEMTIRLTEPSE from the coding sequence ATGAGCACTCGAACGTACTCCGACGTCGTCGCAGACCCGTACGACCCGCCACCGCTGTCGTTCAGCGACAAAGACGACCGGACTATCGAGGTTCGTACCTACGACGGCACCGACGAGGAACTCGAAGCCCTCGTCGAGATGTACGATTCGTTCGACCCCTCAGACCGGGCACAAGGTATCCCACCGGGGCGAGAAGACCGTATCCGTGATTGGCTGGACAACATCCTCGACGGCGACTGTCTGAACGTCATCGCGTGGGACGGCGACGAGGTTGCCGGACACGCGACGCTCGTCCCCGACGGCGACGCCTACGAACTCGCAATCTTCGTCCACCAGACGTACCAGCGCGCCGGTATCGGGACGCGACTCATCAAAGCGCTCCTCGGACACGGGCGCGTGTCCGGCGTCGAAAAGGTGTGGCTCACCGTCGAGCGATGGAACCGCGCCGCAGTCGGCCTCTACCAGAATGTCGGGTTCGAGACGAGCGACGCCGAGAGTTTCGAGTTAGAGATGACCATTCGCCTCACCGAACCGTCGGAGTAA
- a CDS encoding universal stress protein, producing the protein MKVLLGIGGSDDSIRALEKTVERTAHVDDDLTIAIVDNPSVERSRDDIESKVSEVVSDLGIEATVRHLEGDPGSALVDFAENEGFDQLVLGGGETSPMGKIQIGSIAEFVLLNSHVTVTLVR; encoded by the coding sequence ATGAAGGTACTGCTCGGAATCGGTGGCAGTGACGATTCCATCCGAGCGCTCGAAAAGACGGTCGAACGAACAGCGCACGTCGACGACGACCTCACCATCGCAATCGTCGATAACCCGTCTGTGGAGCGTTCGCGCGACGATATCGAATCGAAGGTCTCAGAAGTTGTCTCCGACCTCGGAATCGAGGCGACGGTCCGCCACCTCGAGGGTGACCCCGGGAGCGCGCTCGTCGACTTCGCCGAGAACGAAGGGTTCGACCAACTCGTGTTGGGCGGCGGAGAGACGAGTCCGATGGGGAAGATTCAGATTGGGAGCATCGCGGAGTTCGTCCTCCTCAACTCCCACGTAACCGTGACCCTAGTACGATGA
- a CDS encoding DUF5806 family protein: MTDEFGESDEDLAGSETEPDPTESVEDAPETTESRESESAGATVETGTGVDADADAASESATESVDEEADAGADEESGSDGDTDVESADADADAGDDADTDADAEPDVPKDVQKYARFKKVDGAQYDRVNDFLRDRTYVTAREWAIARLCADFRTETGVEMTKIGENLPELVPFMTDTYSPQAVNQARSAFRDKVRKSGATFLYGAMSGFFTAEELDEMMYEVTEIAKFLLEVEGVDLSVEEELEAEERISSVMREVREASTELRNEELSNDD; encoded by the coding sequence ATGACAGACGAGTTTGGCGAGTCCGACGAGGACTTGGCCGGTTCCGAGACGGAGCCAGACCCGACCGAATCGGTCGAAGACGCACCCGAAACGACGGAATCTCGGGAGTCCGAGTCAGCAGGGGCGACCGTCGAAACCGGAACCGGTGTCGATGCGGACGCCGATGCAGCGTCCGAGTCTGCCACTGAGTCGGTTGACGAGGAAGCCGATGCCGGCGCTGACGAGGAATCGGGTTCTGACGGCGACACCGACGTCGAATCCGCTGACGCCGACGCTGACGCCGGAGACGACGCCGACACCGATGCCGACGCTGAACCCGACGTTCCGAAAGACGTGCAAAAGTACGCCCGCTTCAAGAAGGTCGACGGCGCGCAGTACGACCGCGTCAACGACTTCCTCCGCGACCGGACCTACGTGACGGCGCGCGAGTGGGCCATCGCACGTCTCTGTGCGGACTTCCGAACCGAGACGGGTGTCGAGATGACGAAGATTGGCGAGAACCTCCCCGAACTCGTCCCGTTCATGACCGACACGTACTCGCCGCAGGCGGTCAATCAGGCACGCTCTGCGTTCCGTGACAAGGTTCGAAAGTCGGGTGCGACGTTCCTCTACGGTGCGATGTCGGGGTTCTTCACGGCCGAAGAACTCGACGAGATGATGTACGAAGTGACCGAGATTGCGAAGTTCCTCCTCGAAGTCGAGGGTGTCGACCTCTCGGTCGAAGAAGAACTCGAAGCCGAAGAGCGCATCTCGAGCGTCATGCGCGAGGTCCGTGAGGCGAGTACGGAACTCCGGAACGAAGAACTCTCGAACGACGACTGA
- a CDS encoding DUF7529 family protein, with protein sequence MTEEQTPPRTRGPNAGDPHPLEGVLSFWETVVEDAEATAEEYEAEGWETLVLHPGDVTVLPPANLPDATERVGFDILVPGREFETLSEWVDHAAFDRYDVYRARESGTVFAVSVVQAPAAEKAVVVPLYYALDKVDVMAKKAREQGELRLYVRPVEADQRVELLQSDPDPLFP encoded by the coding sequence ATGACCGAAGAGCAGACGCCGCCGCGGACTCGTGGACCGAACGCAGGAGACCCCCATCCACTCGAAGGAGTGTTGTCGTTCTGGGAGACTGTCGTCGAAGACGCCGAAGCGACTGCCGAAGAGTACGAGGCAGAAGGCTGGGAGACGCTCGTCCTCCACCCCGGTGACGTGACGGTGCTTCCCCCGGCGAATCTCCCCGACGCGACCGAGCGCGTCGGATTCGACATCCTCGTGCCGGGCCGTGAGTTCGAGACGCTCTCGGAGTGGGTCGACCACGCAGCGTTCGACAGATACGACGTCTACCGTGCCCGCGAGAGTGGGACGGTGTTCGCCGTCTCCGTCGTGCAAGCACCGGCGGCGGAGAAAGCAGTCGTCGTTCCGCTCTACTACGCGCTGGACAAGGTGGACGTAATGGCGAAGAAAGCCCGCGAGCAGGGCGAATTACGGCTCTACGTCAGGCCGGTCGAAGCCGACCAGCGTGTCGAACTCCTCCAGTCCGACCCGGACCCACTGTTTCCGTAA
- a CDS encoding dihydroorotase: MRIANATLADGRVVDVRVEDGRIAAVGDLDPVADEETIDADENLLLPGAIDVHVHFREPGFEHKETWETGSQSAAAGGVTTVADQPNTDPTTTTGAGFDAKADRAANSCIDYGINGGVTPDWDPESLFDRPLFALGEVFLADSTGDMGIDADLFSAAAERAGEAGVPVTVHAEDADLFDESAIEGDLGGIGRDADADAWSAYRSAEAEAVAVERAVRVGGETGAQIHIAHTSTPEGVDAARDGGATCEVTPHHLFLSRDDLADLGTYGRMNPPLRSEERREAMFERLADGRIDVVATDHAPHTVDEKDQSLLDAPSGVPGVETMVPLLLGAAVDGDLSLETVRDVVATNPADIFDLPQKGRIEEGADADIALYDLDAAREIRGDDLHSKCGWTPFEGFTGVFPEWTMLRGELVWDGESFGDVSGENVRA, translated from the coding sequence ATGCGAATTGCGAACGCGACGCTGGCCGACGGGCGCGTGGTTGACGTCCGCGTCGAAGACGGACGCATCGCCGCCGTCGGTGACCTCGACCCAGTCGCCGACGAAGAGACCATCGACGCCGACGAGAACCTCCTTCTACCGGGCGCAATCGACGTCCACGTCCACTTCCGCGAACCGGGATTCGAACACAAAGAGACGTGGGAGACCGGGTCGCAGAGCGCCGCCGCGGGCGGCGTGACGACGGTCGCCGACCAACCGAACACCGACCCCACGACGACCACGGGTGCTGGATTCGACGCCAAGGCCGACCGGGCCGCGAACTCGTGTATCGACTACGGTATCAACGGCGGCGTGACACCCGACTGGGACCCCGAGAGCCTGTTCGACCGACCGCTGTTCGCCCTCGGCGAAGTGTTCCTCGCCGACTCGACCGGTGACATGGGCATCGACGCCGACTTGTTTTCGGCGGCCGCCGAGCGCGCCGGTGAGGCCGGCGTCCCGGTGACCGTCCACGCCGAAGACGCCGACCTGTTCGACGAGTCGGCTATCGAGGGTGACCTCGGTGGCATCGGCCGCGACGCCGACGCCGACGCGTGGAGTGCCTACCGCAGCGCTGAGGCCGAAGCGGTCGCCGTCGAACGCGCCGTTCGCGTCGGTGGCGAGACGGGCGCGCAGATTCACATCGCCCACACGAGCACGCCGGAGGGCGTCGACGCCGCCCGCGACGGCGGTGCGACCTGTGAGGTGACGCCCCACCACCTGTTCCTCTCGCGCGACGACCTCGCCGACCTCGGAACCTACGGTCGGATGAACCCGCCACTCCGCTCCGAAGAACGCCGCGAAGCCATGTTCGAGCGCCTCGCAGACGGCCGTATCGACGTGGTCGCGACCGACCACGCGCCGCACACGGTCGACGAGAAAGACCAGTCACTCCTCGACGCGCCGAGTGGTGTTCCCGGCGTCGAGACGATGGTTCCGCTCCTCCTCGGTGCGGCCGTCGACGGCGACCTGTCGCTCGAAACCGTCCGCGACGTGGTCGCGACGAACCCAGCAGACATCTTCGACCTGCCGCAGAAAGGTCGCATCGAGGAAGGCGCCGATGCCGATATCGCCCTCTACGACCTCGACGCAGCCCGCGAGATTCGCGGTGACGACCTCCACTCGAAGTGTGGCTGGACGCCGTTCGAGGGATTCACCGGCGTCTTCCCCGAGTGGACGATGCTCCGTGGCGAGTTGGTCTGGGACGGCGAGTCGTTCGGCGACGTGTCGGGCGAGAACGTTCGGGCGTAA
- a CDS encoding lipoate--protein ligase family protein → MRVIRGRKSDRKADRAVTAAMLSETGETGEPAFRAWTPHRQIAFGRRDTRASRYDDAVAAAESSGFPALERSVGGRAVAYTGTTVAFAHAIPLDDARAGLDERYEAGATAVIRALRTLGVPARRGEPPNSYCPGDHSVQAGGKLCGIAQRVRKSSALVSGVVIVTDRDEIADVLVPIYEAIDVPFDPESVGSVDTAGGPGDPDAVCQALEDVFVGDAVTRIEAASDVEL, encoded by the coding sequence ATGCGCGTCATCCGCGGCCGAAAATCCGACAGGAAGGCCGACCGGGCGGTCACCGCGGCCATGCTCAGCGAGACTGGCGAGACTGGCGAACCCGCGTTCCGTGCGTGGACACCGCACCGACAGATTGCGTTCGGCCGGCGCGACACGCGAGCGAGTCGATACGACGACGCCGTTGCTGCCGCCGAGTCCAGCGGATTCCCCGCACTCGAACGCTCAGTCGGCGGACGGGCGGTCGCCTACACCGGCACGACCGTCGCGTTCGCCCACGCGATTCCGCTCGACGACGCCCGCGCCGGTCTCGACGAACGGTACGAGGCGGGAGCCACGGCCGTCATCCGTGCACTTCGAACCCTCGGTGTGCCCGCTCGACGGGGCGAACCGCCGAACTCGTACTGTCCGGGCGACCACTCAGTTCAGGCCGGTGGGAAACTCTGCGGCATCGCCCAGCGAGTGCGAAAGTCGTCTGCGCTCGTCTCCGGCGTCGTCATCGTCACCGACCGCGACGAAATCGCCGACGTACTCGTCCCTATCTACGAGGCAATCGACGTGCCGTTCGACCCCGAGTCGGTCGGGAGCGTCGACACCGCAGGCGGACCGGGTGACCCAGACGCGGTCTGCCAGGCGCTCGAAGACGTGTTCGTCGGCGACGCGGTGACTCGAATCGAAGCCGCGAGCGACGTCGAGTTGTGA
- a CDS encoding helix-turn-helix domain-containing protein, with amino-acid sequence MRDDDIIAGYEVELGYPLGDSYLGSALKNSDLEIVFVPGVPVSSGPVPYFTVHGSDADVVEDVLQSHSDVEEFELVSSGSDGRLYRCQWKLQDGGIVSTIQAHDGIVREMVGTNEGWVVSVFFPTNEHAAKFHDACLDRRLEIDIRRVEPSRIDGHPPVNDGLSEKQLTALELAFSRGYFETPKEASLTEIADDLGISEQALSQRLRRALNRLVASSVDDAVRGRSRSK; translated from the coding sequence ATGCGTGACGACGACATCATCGCTGGATACGAAGTCGAACTCGGGTACCCCCTCGGTGATTCCTACCTCGGCTCTGCGCTCAAAAACTCGGACCTCGAAATCGTATTCGTCCCGGGCGTTCCCGTCTCGAGTGGCCCGGTTCCCTACTTCACTGTCCATGGCTCAGATGCCGACGTCGTCGAGGACGTTCTGCAGTCACACAGCGACGTCGAGGAGTTCGAACTCGTCTCCAGCGGGTCGGATGGCCGACTGTACCGTTGCCAGTGGAAACTCCAAGACGGAGGCATCGTCTCGACGATTCAGGCGCACGACGGTATCGTCCGAGAGATGGTCGGAACGAACGAAGGCTGGGTCGTCTCGGTGTTCTTCCCGACGAACGAACACGCCGCCAAGTTCCACGATGCGTGCCTCGACCGACGTCTCGAAATCGACATTCGCCGTGTCGAACCATCCCGTATCGACGGTCATCCACCAGTCAACGACGGACTCTCGGAGAAGCAACTGACGGCACTCGAACTCGCATTCTCGCGGGGGTACTTCGAGACGCCAAAAGAGGCGTCGTTGACCGAAATTGCGGACGACCTCGGTATCTCTGAACAGGCACTGTCGCAGCGACTCCGTCGCGCACTCAATCGGCTCGTTGCATCGTCAGTCGACGATGCGGTACGAGGCCGTTCGCGTTCCAAGTAG